The following coding sequences lie in one Burkholderia cepacia genomic window:
- a CDS encoding TonB-dependent siderophore receptor produces MTASLARPPVRPRRVAAALACLAASLAHADESPGDAAVLPALNITAAHDSPQHLTDTISTGALGTRRQLDTPFSTTIVTSEELEARQPYKLGDVFANDASVSDNSGAYSAWASYMTVRGMQLDWQNGYKIDGLPFVTYGITMPYEQLERVELLKGLGGFLYGFVTPGGVVNYVTKQPGTEPVRSVDVGYRSTNVWTEHVDLGQRFGPNGMFGARLNATHEEGKTYNDGNIRRDSVSLALQANLTRDLSVSFGALYQDRRTTGQTPSIFTGSYPGGALPATISGGSTNLGGKDQYLNTNLQLYTAGLQYQLAPDWQLDVAYSYSKATRRRNESTLYLQDAAGNYTDSRYVGMEDHRFSQWRAMVEGKVRTGPFSHQIVLGASWQKQANDYSANSVFVPLGAGNLYAPNPYRYERPHGFIQYRTSEIVQKSLFASDTVQLTKRWSVLAGVRYMNYEQRSFQASGAEDPGYRQNGVVTPTFAVMFKLAPTTTAYASYAESLEPGSRVNDVYANAGQVLKPLRSKQYELGIKSEHARWSATAALFRIERSAEYANAANVYVQDGKSIIQGIEFGARAKLGSRWNAGVDAMLLDAWYANGVGNNGNRVAGAPRFVLAGDVGYAVPGVPGLTLGVDAKFTGATPLRAAGGLDAPGFLVVNAGARYLTRVGRHDVTLRASIDNVLGRRYWEYQYADYVKPGDPRTVSLNAKIDF; encoded by the coding sequence ATGACCGCCAGCCTCGCCCGACCTCCCGTCCGTCCACGCCGCGTGGCCGCTGCCCTTGCCTGCCTCGCCGCGTCGCTCGCGCATGCCGACGAGTCGCCCGGCGACGCCGCGGTGCTGCCGGCCCTCAACATCACGGCCGCGCACGATTCGCCGCAACACCTGACCGACACGATCTCGACCGGCGCGCTCGGCACGCGCCGCCAGCTCGACACGCCGTTCTCGACGACGATCGTCACGTCGGAGGAGCTCGAGGCGCGCCAGCCGTACAAGCTCGGCGACGTGTTCGCGAACGACGCGTCGGTGTCCGACAACAGCGGCGCGTACAGCGCGTGGGCAAGCTACATGACCGTACGCGGGATGCAGCTCGACTGGCAGAACGGCTACAAGATCGACGGGCTGCCGTTCGTCACGTACGGGATCACGATGCCGTACGAGCAACTCGAGCGCGTCGAGTTGCTGAAGGGGCTCGGCGGTTTCCTGTACGGCTTCGTGACGCCGGGCGGCGTCGTGAACTACGTGACGAAGCAGCCGGGTACCGAGCCCGTGCGCAGCGTCGACGTCGGCTACCGCAGCACCAACGTATGGACCGAGCACGTCGATCTCGGCCAGCGTTTCGGGCCGAACGGCATGTTCGGCGCGCGGCTGAACGCGACGCACGAGGAAGGCAAGACGTACAACGACGGCAACATCCGCCGCGACAGCGTGTCGCTCGCGCTGCAGGCGAACCTGACGCGCGACCTGTCGGTGTCGTTCGGCGCGCTGTACCAGGACCGCCGCACGACGGGCCAAACGCCATCGATCTTCACCGGCAGTTATCCGGGCGGCGCGCTGCCCGCAACGATCAGCGGCGGCTCGACGAACCTCGGCGGCAAGGACCAGTACCTGAACACGAACCTGCAGCTGTACACGGCGGGGCTGCAATACCAGCTCGCGCCCGACTGGCAGCTCGACGTCGCGTACAGCTACAGCAAGGCGACGCGCCGCCGCAACGAAAGCACGCTGTACCTGCAGGACGCGGCCGGCAACTACACCGACAGCCGCTACGTCGGGATGGAGGATCACCGCTTCAGCCAGTGGCGCGCGATGGTCGAGGGCAAGGTGCGCACCGGCCCGTTCAGCCATCAGATCGTGCTCGGCGCGTCGTGGCAGAAGCAGGCGAACGACTATTCGGCGAACAGCGTGTTCGTACCGCTCGGCGCGGGCAACCTCTATGCGCCGAATCCATACCGCTACGAGCGCCCGCACGGCTTCATCCAGTACCGCACGAGCGAGATCGTGCAGAAATCGTTGTTCGCTAGCGACACCGTGCAGCTCACCAAGCGCTGGTCGGTGCTCGCCGGCGTGCGCTACATGAACTACGAGCAGCGTTCGTTCCAGGCGAGCGGCGCCGAGGATCCCGGCTACCGCCAGAACGGCGTCGTGACGCCGACCTTCGCGGTGATGTTCAAGCTCGCGCCGACGACCACCGCGTATGCCAGCTACGCCGAATCGCTCGAGCCCGGCAGCCGCGTGAACGACGTCTACGCGAACGCGGGCCAGGTGCTCAAGCCGTTGCGCAGCAAGCAATACGAGCTTGGGATCAAGAGCGAGCATGCGCGCTGGAGCGCGACGGCCGCGCTGTTCCGCATCGAACGCAGCGCCGAGTATGCGAATGCCGCGAACGTCTACGTGCAGGACGGCAAATCGATCATCCAGGGGATCGAATTCGGCGCGCGCGCGAAGCTCGGCTCGCGCTGGAACGCGGGCGTCGACGCGATGCTGCTCGACGCGTGGTATGCGAACGGGGTCGGCAACAACGGCAATCGCGTTGCAGGCGCGCCACGCTTCGTGCTCGCCGGCGACGTCGGCTATGCGGTGCCGGGCGTGCCGGGGCTGACGCTCGGCGTCGACGCGAAATTCACCGGCGCGACACCGCTGCGCGCGGCCGGCGGCCTCGACGCGCCGGGCTTTCTCGTCGTCAATGCGGGTGCGCGCTACCTGACGCGGGTCGGCCGCCACGACGTGACGCTGCGCGCGTCGATCGACAACGTGCTGGGCCGCCGCTACTGGGAATACCAGTACGCGGATTACGTGAAGCCGGGCGACCCGCGCACGGTGAGCCTGAACGCGAAGATCGACTTCTGA
- the fliD gene encoding flagellar filament capping protein FliD: protein MSTVNTSTSSANANSALQQAAQSIISGSTGNSTMDVNSLVTALVNAKTAGQTAALTAKQTADNTQISAYGTLSSALSALQASLTTLTNGSLQSTFTATPSGNGLTATAGQGAVAGTYSVSVSQIASAQALSSVGFTDPTKGLGNGTLTLSLGNQSFAVNVDSSNNTVSGIAAAINGASGNPGVTATVVTGSDGAHLVLSSAATGASNTISVAVSNLSGDAGLSNLGVKSVPGQNGGPSTFTSANSNAAWSQSTAAQNAAFSINGISATSSSNTVTTAIAGVTLNLTSAAVGSAQAQTLTIAPDTKSQATAINNFVSLYNTLVTTMGTLTQFTAGATTQGPLLGDSTLNTVKNTLASLVTQGVKSGNSTLTLSSIGITLQADGTLKADSTKLNTALQNNPASVAALFNSTSGLGAKMSTAISNFTKTGGLIDLRTSALNADLKSIAQQQTNLSNYATQLTNQYQAQFTALNTLMATMNNNSQYLTQLFGGQNSAGALSNNK from the coding sequence ATGTCCACCGTCAACACCAGCACGTCCAGCGCCAACGCGAACAGCGCGCTTCAGCAGGCAGCGCAATCGATCATCAGCGGTTCGACCGGCAACTCGACGATGGACGTCAACTCGCTCGTGACGGCGCTCGTGAATGCGAAAACGGCCGGTCAGACCGCCGCGCTGACCGCCAAGCAAACCGCCGACAACACCCAGATTTCCGCCTACGGCACACTGTCGTCCGCACTGAGCGCGCTCCAGGCCAGCCTGACGACGCTCACCAACGGCTCGCTGCAGAGCACCTTCACCGCAACGCCAAGCGGCAACGGCCTCACGGCAACGGCCGGCCAGGGCGCCGTCGCCGGCACCTACAGCGTGAGCGTGAGCCAGATTGCATCCGCGCAGGCGCTGTCGTCCGTCGGCTTCACCGACCCGACGAAGGGCCTCGGCAACGGCACGCTGACCCTGTCGCTCGGCAACCAGTCGTTCGCCGTCAACGTCGACAGCTCGAACAACACGGTGTCGGGCATCGCCGCCGCGATCAACGGCGCGTCGGGCAACCCGGGCGTCACGGCGACGGTCGTCACCGGCAGCGACGGCGCGCACCTCGTGCTGAGCTCGGCGGCAACCGGCGCATCCAATACCATCAGCGTCGCGGTCAGCAATCTGAGCGGCGACGCCGGATTGTCGAATCTCGGCGTCAAGTCGGTCCCCGGCCAGAATGGCGGCCCGTCGACCTTCACGTCCGCAAACAGCAACGCCGCGTGGTCGCAAAGCACGGCCGCCCAGAACGCTGCGTTCTCGATCAACGGGATCAGCGCGACGAGCTCGTCCAACACGGTCACCACCGCGATCGCCGGCGTCACGCTGAACCTCACGTCCGCGGCGGTCGGCAGCGCGCAGGCGCAGACCCTGACGATCGCGCCCGACACGAAGTCGCAGGCAACGGCGATCAACAATTTCGTGAGCCTCTACAACACGCTCGTCACGACGATGGGCACGCTCACCCAGTTCACGGCCGGCGCGACGACGCAGGGCCCGCTGCTCGGCGATTCGACGCTGAACACGGTCAAGAACACGCTCGCGTCGCTGGTCACCCAGGGCGTAAAGAGCGGCAATTCGACGCTCACGCTGTCGTCGATCGGCATCACGCTACAAGCCGACGGCACGTTGAAGGCCGACAGCACCAAGCTCAATACGGCCCTGCAGAACAACCCGGCGAGCGTCGCCGCGCTGTTCAATTCGACGAGCGGCCTCGGCGCGAAAATGTCGACGGCCATCTCCAATTTCACGAAGACGGGCGGCCTGATCGACCTGCGGACGTCCGCGCTCAACGCCGACCTGAAGAGCATCGCGCAGCAACAAACGAACTTGTCGAACTATGCAACGCAGTTGACGAACCAGTACCAGGCGCAATTCACGGCGCTCAATACGCTGATGGCGACGATGAACAACAATTCGCAATATCTGACGCAGCTGTTCGGCGGCCAGAACAGCGCCGGCGCGCTGTCGAACAACAAGTAA
- a CDS encoding acyltransferase family protein yields MKFSRIPELDLLRFIAAVAVVFYHYAFRGYAGDDLTTMHYPALEPVALYGFLGVHLFFMISGFVILMTAGDGSIKRFIASRASRLLPAFWVCCTITFFVTLAIGGDRFVATWPQYLVNMVTLGGGFGADPIDGAYWSLGAELRFYRLVGILLIIGQIHRAERWLYVWLIGTVLVELFQLSKLKGLLVTDFAGFFIAGAAFFLIRAHGLSRSRIALVCAAWALSLYHESQLLPYFSEHFEKPLNPAVVAAVMTSFYVVMLALALRRTPMLTSSRWVWFGAISYPLYLIHQNVGYMLFNEVGSAVDQVVMFWGVVAAAIGAALLLYVAVEKPGAGPLKRCVLRALDALQRYVPVRVARWRHDKIRRGGMAGRAPRK; encoded by the coding sequence GTGAAGTTTTCCCGAATTCCCGAGCTTGACCTCCTTCGCTTCATTGCCGCCGTTGCCGTCGTGTTCTATCACTACGCATTCCGAGGCTACGCCGGCGACGACCTGACGACCATGCACTATCCGGCGCTTGAGCCGGTCGCGCTGTACGGGTTCCTGGGCGTGCACCTGTTTTTTATGATCAGCGGCTTTGTGATCCTGATGACGGCGGGCGACGGAAGCATCAAGCGCTTCATCGCGTCACGCGCGTCTCGCCTGCTACCTGCGTTTTGGGTCTGCTGCACGATCACCTTTTTCGTGACGCTCGCGATAGGCGGCGATCGTTTCGTCGCGACGTGGCCGCAATATCTCGTGAACATGGTGACGCTCGGTGGTGGCTTCGGCGCCGATCCGATCGACGGCGCGTACTGGTCGCTCGGCGCAGAGCTGCGGTTCTACCGCCTGGTCGGCATTCTGCTCATCATCGGCCAGATCCATCGGGCCGAGAGATGGTTGTACGTATGGCTGATTGGTACGGTGCTCGTCGAGCTGTTCCAGTTGAGCAAGCTCAAGGGCCTCTTGGTGACGGACTTTGCCGGCTTCTTCATCGCCGGCGCCGCGTTCTTTCTCATCCGCGCACACGGCCTGTCGCGATCGCGCATCGCGCTCGTCTGCGCCGCGTGGGCGCTCTCGCTCTATCACGAATCCCAGCTCCTGCCGTACTTCAGCGAGCACTTCGAGAAGCCTCTGAATCCGGCGGTCGTAGCGGCCGTGATGACCTCGTTCTACGTCGTGATGCTTGCGCTCGCGTTGCGCCGCACGCCGATGCTTACCAGCTCGCGATGGGTCTGGTTCGGCGCGATCAGCTATCCGCTCTACTTGATCCACCAGAACGTTGGCTACATGTTGTTCAATGAAGTCGGTTCGGCCGTCGACCAGGTCGTGATGTTTTGGGGCGTCGTTGCCGCGGCGATCGGGGCTGCGCTGCTGTTGTACGTTGCGGTCGAAAAGCCCGGCGCGGGGCCGCTGAAGCGATGCGTGTTGCGTGCGCTCGACGCGCTGCAACGCTACGTTCCTGTGCGCGTTGCGCGCTGGCGGCATGACAAAATCCGGCGCGGTGGAATGGCCGGCCGTGCGCCGCGAAAGTAG
- the rpsU gene encoding 30S ribosomal protein S21, whose product MTTILLKENEPFEVAIRRFRRAIEKNGLIAELRERQSYEKPTAVRKRKKAAAVKRLHKRLRSQMLPKKLH is encoded by the coding sequence ATGACGACGATTCTTCTGAAAGAAAACGAGCCGTTCGAAGTGGCGATTCGCCGCTTTCGTCGCGCTATCGAAAAAAATGGCCTGATCGCTGAACTGCGTGAGCGCCAGTCTTACGAAAAGCCGACCGCAGTCCGCAAGCGCAAGAAGGCAGCAGCCGTCAAGCGCCTGCACAAGCGTCTGCGCAGCCAGATGCTGCCGAAGAAGCTCCACTAA
- a CDS encoding PepSY-associated TM helix domain-containing protein — protein sequence MNAFLRPFLVRLHRWFGLAIALFLFVAGLTGALIAWDHELDAALNPDFYVAHSGAAPLPPLELAARIEAADPRVQVTYLPLAVEPGHTLQAGVIPRTDPATGQPHAIDFSQIAVDPATGAVQGRREWGELSLARLDLMPFIYRLHYSLFLPEYRGINFGFWVMGVVGIVWAIDCLIALVLAFPNLKSWRKSFAFRVRRGGYPLVFDLHRSGAVWVWGLLLVVAVTSISMNLAVPLVRPLVSLVSPLAETPYTNPGHFPPAPPGSTVLPRERIVEIARAAGRDAGITAPPGALLFAPAMNVYAVGFFTPGNDHGDVGLGNAWLYWDAVTGKPVAAQVPGRGSAGDLFMQMQFPLHSGRIAGVAGRIAVSALGIVIAMLSVTGVCIWVKKRSARVRAARSARPVVPASSRAAR from the coding sequence ATGAATGCGTTCCTGCGACCTTTTCTCGTCCGCCTGCATCGCTGGTTCGGGCTCGCCATCGCGCTGTTCCTGTTCGTCGCGGGGCTCACCGGCGCGCTGATTGCGTGGGACCACGAGCTCGACGCCGCGCTGAATCCGGATTTCTACGTCGCGCACAGCGGCGCGGCGCCGCTTCCGCCGCTCGAGCTGGCCGCGCGCATCGAGGCTGCCGACCCGCGCGTGCAGGTGACCTACCTGCCGCTCGCCGTCGAGCCGGGGCACACGCTGCAGGCGGGCGTGATACCGCGCACCGATCCGGCGACCGGCCAGCCGCACGCGATCGACTTCAGCCAGATCGCCGTCGATCCCGCGACCGGCGCGGTGCAGGGCCGCCGCGAATGGGGCGAGCTGTCGCTCGCGCGGCTCGACCTGATGCCGTTCATCTACCGGCTGCATTACTCGCTGTTCCTGCCCGAGTACCGCGGGATCAACTTCGGGTTCTGGGTGATGGGCGTCGTCGGCATCGTGTGGGCGATCGACTGCCTGATCGCGCTCGTACTTGCGTTCCCGAACCTGAAAAGCTGGCGCAAGTCGTTTGCGTTCCGCGTGCGGCGCGGCGGCTATCCGCTCGTGTTCGACCTGCACCGCTCGGGTGCCGTATGGGTGTGGGGGCTGCTGCTGGTCGTTGCGGTCACATCGATCTCGATGAACCTCGCCGTGCCCCTTGTGCGCCCGCTGGTGTCGCTGGTATCGCCGCTGGCGGAGACGCCTTATACGAATCCCGGGCACTTCCCGCCGGCTCCGCCGGGCAGCACCGTGCTGCCGCGCGAGCGGATCGTCGAGATCGCGCGCGCGGCCGGGCGCGACGCGGGGATTACTGCGCCGCCCGGTGCGCTGCTGTTCGCGCCGGCGATGAACGTCTATGCGGTCGGATTCTTCACGCCCGGCAACGACCACGGGGACGTCGGGCTCGGCAATGCGTGGTTGTACTGGGATGCGGTGACCGGCAAGCCGGTCGCGGCCCAGGTGCCGGGCCGCGGCTCGGCCGGCGACCTGTTCATGCAGATGCAGTTTCCGCTGCACTCGGGGCGGATCGCCGGCGTCGCGGGCCGCATCGCGGTCAGCGCGCTCGGCATCGTCATCGCGATGCTGAGCGTGACGGGTGTCTGCATCTGGGTGAAGAAGCGCAGCGCACGTGTGCGGGCGGCGCGGAGCGCGCGGCCGGTCGTGCCGGCGTCGTCACGCGCCGCGCGGTAA
- a CDS encoding TIGR04222 domain-containing membrane protein — protein sequence MAAIPSPSTAVDARTLTDVQQALLARLNAYSPDDPNAPLPYSRRLAEAEGWSQAHALAVIDEYKRFAFLAQAAGHPVTPSVAVDAAWHFHLQYTLEYWDVFCAGVLRARLHHMPGTGAPDEGAVYAQRYRDTLDSYRRLFGCEPPESIWPRLENLRTDTDSSRAGDGPAIGCPGEPAARSTWRNRLPKLMWPAAAASVAATCASAQDFDVLNYTGPQFLAFYIPACIVALLLIVAMQQIEYRCRRRGVFTREAIPDLTAEEVAYITGQESRVVQVTTLSLIHAGAIDLTMAGRLGGRVRIGDPARAGAYVDECEWLAAQPGGEASFGAFRQLLARRASEYADATRRRGWFWSPGEMLAARLAARAIVLVVMGTGIAKLAVGLSRGRPVLLLGISMAVFAIAYRMIVRRMTGFGRGGLSVGARATLAAYRSDRQDERNTPDDLLWSTALFGAGALAGTAWAAHSMVLMEPPPLAPAAVRTGGATGSTYSSSDSGTSCSSSSSCSSSSCSSSSCGGCSSSN from the coding sequence ATGGCTGCCATTCCGTCTCCCTCGACCGCAGTCGATGCCCGCACGCTGACCGATGTGCAGCAGGCGCTGCTCGCGCGTCTGAACGCGTATTCCCCCGACGATCCCAATGCACCGCTGCCGTACAGCCGGCGCCTCGCCGAAGCCGAGGGCTGGTCGCAGGCCCATGCGCTGGCAGTGATCGACGAATACAAGCGCTTCGCGTTTCTCGCGCAGGCGGCCGGGCACCCGGTCACGCCGTCGGTCGCGGTCGATGCCGCGTGGCATTTCCACCTGCAGTACACGCTCGAATACTGGGATGTCTTCTGCGCCGGCGTGCTGCGCGCGCGGCTGCATCACATGCCAGGCACGGGTGCGCCGGACGAGGGTGCCGTGTACGCGCAGCGCTATCGCGACACGCTCGACAGTTATCGACGGTTGTTCGGCTGCGAGCCGCCGGAATCGATCTGGCCGCGGCTCGAGAATTTGCGCACCGACACCGATTCGTCGCGGGCGGGAGACGGCCCGGCAATTGGGTGTCCTGGCGAGCCCGCGGCGCGTAGCACCTGGCGCAACCGACTACCGAAACTCATGTGGCCGGCCGCCGCCGCGAGCGTGGCCGCGACCTGTGCATCTGCGCAGGACTTCGACGTGCTGAACTACACGGGACCGCAGTTTCTCGCGTTCTACATACCGGCCTGCATCGTTGCGCTGCTGCTGATCGTCGCCATGCAGCAGATCGAATACCGTTGCCGGCGCAGGGGCGTATTCACTCGTGAAGCGATACCGGACCTGACGGCCGAAGAAGTTGCGTATATCACGGGCCAGGAGTCACGGGTTGTGCAGGTCACGACGCTGTCGCTGATTCATGCAGGCGCGATCGACCTCACGATGGCCGGCCGGCTCGGCGGCCGCGTACGGATCGGCGATCCGGCGCGCGCGGGTGCTTACGTGGACGAATGCGAATGGCTCGCCGCGCAGCCGGGCGGAGAGGCGAGCTTTGGCGCGTTCCGCCAGCTTCTGGCGCGCCGCGCGTCCGAATACGCGGATGCGACGCGCCGGCGCGGCTGGTTTTGGTCTCCCGGGGAGATGCTCGCGGCGCGGCTGGCCGCGCGCGCGATCGTACTGGTCGTGATGGGTACGGGCATAGCGAAACTCGCGGTCGGACTGAGTCGCGGGCGACCGGTGCTGCTGCTCGGCATCAGCATGGCGGTGTTTGCGATCGCCTACCGAATGATCGTGCGGCGCATGACCGGTTTCGGGCGCGGCGGCCTGTCGGTCGGCGCACGGGCGACGCTCGCCGCGTACCGGAGCGATCGCCAGGACGAACGCAATACGCCGGACGACTTGCTGTGGTCCACCGCGCTGTTCGGCGCGGGCGCGCTGGCCGGCACCGCATGGGCCGCGCATTCGATGGTGCTGATGGAGCCACCGCCGTTGGCGCCGGCCGCGGTGCGCACGGGTGGGGCGACCGGTTCCACGTACAGCTCGAGCGACTCCGGAACGAGTTGCTCGTCGTCAAGTTCGTGCAGCTCCAGCTCGTGCAGTTCGAGCAGTTGCGGCGGGTGTTCATCGAGCAACTGA
- a CDS encoding flagellar protein FliT: protein MEQHELIERLNALTDDIEHAASMADWIEAARVAEARSALVMALTANLSPEGLATIRRIQASNDRVFAGAHLAQRELTDEYHAAMGRVQAVSEYHDMARL, encoded by the coding sequence ATGGAACAGCACGAACTGATCGAACGGCTGAATGCGCTCACCGACGACATCGAACACGCGGCATCGATGGCCGACTGGATAGAGGCCGCACGCGTTGCGGAGGCCCGCTCAGCGCTCGTCATGGCACTGACCGCAAACCTGTCTCCGGAAGGCCTCGCCACGATTCGCCGCATTCAGGCCAGCAACGACCGGGTTTTCGCCGGCGCGCACCTCGCCCAGCGCGAGCTCACCGACGAATATCACGCCGCGATGGGCCGCGTACAGGCCGTCAGCGAGTATCACGACATGGCGCGCCTGTAA
- a CDS encoding flagellin, whose amino-acid sequence MLGINSNINSLVAQQNLSGSQNALSQAITRLSSGKRINSAADDAAGLAIATRMQTQINGLNQGVSNSNDGVSMIQTASSGLSQITSSLQRIRQLAVQASSGSLSPTDQQALQQEVSQQISEVNRIASQTNYNGKNLLDGSAGNVSFQVGANVGQTISLNLSQSVSAASLGTGLPTNGATLGQLTGLSLTSAGAATTGTQTPAVTTINILSDGQGGFKFTDQNNQALASGAVTSLFGANTTGSGTALSLTPLATGALGSITSVPAAASTATTSSVTAINATNAGNGSTVAGRAAAGTALGTITGLSLDSNGGFIAPNESGATITSISVLSDGAGGFTFQDQNGNALAAGVTSKVFSVTAATTTAGASLTLNATIGSATTNATTQGLASQSAIGSANLANVPPRVADINISTTAGANQAMESIDNALATVNNIQATLGAAQNRFTAISTTQQAQSTNLSQAQSQIQDANFAQETANLSKAQVLQQAGISVLAQANSLPQQVLKLLQ is encoded by the coding sequence ATGCTCGGAATTAACAGCAACATCAACTCGCTGGTTGCACAACAGAACCTCAGCGGCTCGCAAAACGCCCTGTCGCAGGCAATCACCCGCCTGTCGTCGGGCAAGCGCATCAACAGCGCGGCGGACGATGCAGCAGGCCTCGCGATCGCGACCCGCATGCAGACGCAGATCAACGGCCTGAACCAGGGCGTGTCGAACTCCAACGACGGTGTGTCGATGATCCAGACCGCATCGAGCGGCCTGTCGCAGATCACGTCGAGCCTGCAGCGTATCCGCCAGCTGGCCGTGCAGGCATCGAGCGGCTCGCTGTCGCCGACCGACCAGCAGGCGCTGCAACAGGAAGTCTCGCAGCAGATCTCGGAAGTGAACCGTATCGCTTCGCAGACGAACTACAACGGCAAGAACCTGCTCGACGGTTCGGCCGGCAACGTCAGCTTCCAGGTCGGTGCCAACGTCGGTCAAACCATTTCGCTGAACCTGTCTCAAAGCGTATCGGCAGCGAGCCTCGGGACCGGCTTGCCGACGAACGGTGCGACGCTCGGCCAGCTCACGGGCCTGAGCCTGACGAGCGCCGGCGCAGCGACGACGGGCACGCAAACACCCGCGGTCACGACGATCAACATCCTGTCCGACGGCCAAGGCGGTTTCAAGTTTACCGATCAGAACAACCAGGCGCTGGCTAGCGGGGCAGTCACGAGCCTGTTCGGCGCCAATACGACCGGCTCGGGCACGGCACTTTCGCTGACCCCGCTGGCAACCGGCGCACTCGGTTCGATCACCAGCGTTCCGGCAGCAGCATCCACCGCGACGACCAGCTCGGTGACCGCGATCAACGCCACCAACGCGGGGAACGGCTCCACCGTAGCCGGCCGCGCGGCCGCTGGCACCGCGCTTGGCACGATCACCGGCCTCAGCCTGGATTCGAACGGCGGCTTTATCGCCCCGAACGAGTCGGGTGCAACCATCACGTCGATCTCCGTGCTGTCGGACGGCGCCGGCGGCTTCACGTTCCAGGATCAGAACGGCAACGCACTGGCGGCCGGCGTCACAAGCAAGGTGTTCAGCGTCACCGCCGCGACGACGACGGCCGGCGCTTCGCTTACGCTGAATGCCACCATCGGCAGCGCGACGACCAACGCAACGACCCAAGGCCTGGCTTCGCAGAGCGCAATCGGCTCGGCCAACCTCGCCAACGTGCCGCCGCGCGTCGCCGACATCAACATCAGCACGACGGCCGGCGCCAACCAGGCGATGGAATCGATCGACAATGCACTGGCAACGGTGAACAACATCCAGGCAACGCTCGGCGCCGCGCAAAACCGCTTCACCGCGATCAGCACGACGCAGCAAGCGCAGTCGACCAACCTGTCGCAAGCCCAGTCGCAAATCCAGGACGCGAACTTCGCGCAGGAAACGGCGAACCTGAGCAAGGCACAGGTGCTGCAACAAGCCGGCATCTCGGTGCTCGCGCAAGCGAACTCGCTGCCGCAGCAGGTCCTGAAGCTCCTGCAGTAA
- a CDS encoding helix-turn-helix domain-containing protein encodes MSKSLSVQIINGPDGAPAFVVIPYADYVAQQRVARDPVPHEVVTRAVFDGSSPARAWREYLGLTRAEVAQRIGIGRADYAKREKREKLRKPMRRKIAAALGITLAQLDF; translated from the coding sequence ATGAGCAAATCACTTTCCGTTCAGATCATCAACGGGCCGGACGGGGCGCCGGCCTTCGTCGTGATTCCGTACGCCGACTATGTCGCGCAGCAGCGGGTCGCGCGCGACCCGGTCCCGCACGAGGTCGTGACGCGCGCCGTGTTCGACGGCAGCTCGCCGGCACGCGCGTGGCGCGAGTATCTCGGGCTGACGCGGGCCGAGGTCGCGCAGCGGATCGGCATCGGTCGAGCGGACTACGCGAAACGGGAAAAGCGCGAGAAGCTGCGCAAGCCGATGCGCAGGAAGATCGCGGCAGCGCTCGGCATCACGCTTGCGCAGCTCGATTTCTGA
- a CDS encoding DNA-3-methyladenine glycosylase I, producing the protein MSQRCNWVKTEADAHYHDTEWGVPSHDDRHLFEMLILEGAQAGLSWSTILNKRAGYREAFAEFDVDAVARFTPKRVEKLLENPAIVRNRAKVESAVTNARAVQRIREEHGSLAAFLWSFVGDTPIQNAWQSYRDAPASTEQSDALSKALKAYGCKFVGSTICYALMQATGMVNDHEVGCPCHAQCAALGGKQPARKRKAG; encoded by the coding sequence ATGTCGCAGCGGTGTAACTGGGTGAAGACGGAAGCGGACGCTCACTATCACGATACCGAGTGGGGTGTGCCGTCGCACGACGATCGCCACCTGTTCGAAATGCTGATCCTGGAAGGCGCGCAGGCCGGGCTGTCGTGGTCGACGATCCTGAACAAGCGCGCGGGCTATCGCGAGGCGTTCGCAGAGTTCGACGTCGACGCCGTCGCGCGTTTCACGCCGAAGCGCGTCGAGAAGCTGCTGGAGAATCCCGCCATCGTGCGCAACCGCGCGAAGGTCGAGTCGGCGGTGACCAATGCACGCGCCGTGCAGCGCATCCGCGAGGAACACGGGTCGCTCGCCGCGTTCCTGTGGTCGTTCGTCGGCGATACGCCAATCCAGAATGCATGGCAGTCGTATCGCGACGCGCCCGCGTCGACCGAGCAGTCCGACGCGCTCAGCAAGGCGCTGAAGGCATACGGCTGCAAGTTCGTCGGCTCGACGATCTGCTACGCGCTGATGCAGGCAACCGGCATGGTCAACGATCACGAAGTCGGCTGCCCGTGCCACGCGCAGTGCGCGGCGCTCGGCGGCAAACAGCCGGCCCGGAAGCGCAAGGCGGGCTGA